One Castanea sativa cultivar Marrone di Chiusa Pesio chromosome 4, ASM4071231v1 DNA window includes the following coding sequences:
- the LOC142632779 gene encoding UDP-glycosyltransferase 83A1-like, giving the protein MGATKAHVLLISYPAQGHVAPFMKLSHLLVDHEVKVTFVITESTHVRMKNALPELGEKQHLMRLVSLPDGLESEDDRKDERKLSSSIAQVLPGHLEDLIKKANQLGGDDDQITCVITDAAFMWALEIAEKMRLKRAVFWTSEPGLLASSLNIPKLLEAGIIDTNGTPRKDGKIQLSPNVPPLSTAEFFWNWPENLEMQKTMFSYALAIQQKMKASNWLLCHWFHDLHPAASDLLPNMLPIGPLLANEHPVGNLWREDSTCLCWLNEQPAGSVIYVAFGSTSLVSISQHQFDQIALGLELAGRPFLWVIKSDLTKGSNTKYPDGFANGKIVQWAPQEKVLAHPSVACFLTHCGWNSTLESLSNAVPFLCWPQFGDQHYVQSCICDGWKVGLPLKKDDNGIITSHEIKRKIDELFSDDDVRANSLKLKNMARESVGKGGSSTKNLEYFIEQIKH; this is encoded by the exons TTACTTATTTCATACCCAGCACAAGGGCATGTTGCACCATTCATGAAGTTGTCACACCTTCTAGTTGATCATGAGGTAAAGGTGACATTTGTGATAACAGAGTCTACACATGTACGAATGAAGAATGCATTGCCAGAGCTGGGAGAGAAGCAGCACCTGATGAGGCTAGTCTCACTCCCTGATGGTTTGGAATCTGAGGATGATCGGAAAGATGAAAGGAAGCTCAGTTCGAGTATTGCTCAAGTCTTGCCTGGTCATCTTGAGGACTTGATTAAGAAGGCTAACCAATTGGGTGGTGATGATGATCAGATCACTTGTGTTATTACTGATGCAGCTTTTATGTGGGCTCTGGAGATTGCTGAGAAGATGAGGCTCAAGCGGGCAGTGTTTTGGACATCCGAACCAGGACTCTTGGCCTCGTCACTTAACATTCCGAAGCTTCTTGAGGCAGGCATCATTGACACAAATG GGACTCCGAGAAAGGATGGGAAAATACAATTGTCACCAAACGTACCACCTCTGAGCACTGCTGAGTTCTTCTGGAACTGGCCAGAGAACCTAGAGATGCAAAAGACCATGTTTTCTTATGCCCTTGCCATCCAGCAAAAGATGAAGGCATCCAACTGGCTACTGTGCCACTGGTTTCATGACCTCCACCCTGCAGCCAGTGATTTACTCCCAAACATGTTACCTATTGGTCCATTGCTGGCAAATGAGCATCCTGTTGGAAACCTTTGGAGAGAGGATTCAACTTGCTTGTGCTGGCTCAATGAACAACCAGCTGGATCAGTCATTTATGTAGCCTTTGGCAGCACGTCACTTGTATCCATTAGCCAGCACCAGTTTGATCAAATagcacttggacttgaacttgcAGGTCGACCATTTCTGTGGGTGATAAAATCAGACCTCACCAAAGGGTCCAACACCAAATACCCAGATGGTTTTGCTAATGGAAAAATTGTTCAGTGGGCACCTCAAGAAAAGGTGTTGGCTCATCCTTCTGTTGCCTGTTTCTTGACACATTGCGGTTGGAACTCAACCTTGGAGAGCTTAAGCAATGCAGTTCCTTTCCTATGTTGGCCTCAGTTTGGAGATCAACATTATGTCCAGAGCTGCATATGTGATGGTTGGAAGGTTGGCTTACCGTTAAAAAAAGATGACAATGGGATCATTACAAGCCATGAAATTAAGAGGAAGATTGACGAGTTGTTTTCTGATGATGACGTAAGAGCAAATTCACTGAAGCTGAAGAACATGGCCAGAGAGAGTGTTGGGAAAGGGGGATCTTCTACAAAAAACTTGGAGTACTTTATTGAACAGATCAAGCATTAA
- the LOC142630282 gene encoding UDP-glycosyltransferase 83A1-like, with protein sequence MREPEIPLKICVMDSQGRQPHVLVIPFPAQGHVAPLMKLSHKIVDHGIKVTFVNTEFIHAKVKASMVVKSEEKSPIRLVSIPDGLEPGDDRKDFLKLTQSLLKVMPVHLKDLIEKINQSNDDDQIGCVIASIGAVWALEVAEKMGITRVAVWPGGPGNLAFLLHVPKLIEDGIIDTTGTPIKDNLIWLSKEIPACSSTELPWSFPGDPKIQNLIFEYHALRMNQYVKQCNWLLCNSFHELDSAVCDLIPGILPIGPLLLGNQLSNYVGSFWPQNSACLSWLDKQPVGSVIYVAFGSIATFSQQQFDELALGLELISQPFLWVVRSDITDGPLAEFLQVFRTRLNDRGMIVEWAPQEKVLDHPSIACFVSHCGWNSTLEGISMGVRFLCWPFFTDQFHNRSYICDVWKIGLGLTPDEHGLITRHEIKTKIETLLSDDGIKRNSLQLKKMAKTSVTEGGSSFKNFESFIEQLKH encoded by the exons ATGCGTGAGCCCGAAATCCCTTTGAAAATTTGTGTCATGGACAGCCAGGGCAGGCAACCGCATGTGCTGGTCATACCATTTCCTGCGCAGGGTCATGTTGCCCCTCTAATGAAGTTGTCACACAAGATTGTTGATCATGGGATCAAGGTCACATTTGTTAACACTGAGTTTATACATGCAAAAGTCAAAGCTTCAATGGtagtgaagagtgaagagaagAGCCCAATAAGGCTAGTCTCAATCCCAGATGGGCTAGAACCTGGGGATGATCGAAAAGATTTTCTTAAGCTGACACAAAGTTTGCTGAAAGTTATGCCAGTCCATTTGAAGGACTTGATCGAGAAAATTAATCAGTCAAATGATGATGATCAGATCGGTTGTGTCATTGCTAGTATAGGGGCTGTGTGGGCACTAGAAGTTGCTGAGAAGATGGGAATTACAAGGGTGGCAGTTTGGCCTGGTGGACCAGGAAACTTGGCTTTTTTACTTCATGTCCCGAAGCTTATTGAGGATGGAATAATAGATACTACAG GAACTCCAATAAAAGACAACTTGATCTGGTTGTCAAAGGAAATCCCAGCATGCAGTAGCACCGAGTTGCCTTGGAGCTTTCCAGGAGACCCAAAGATACAAAACCTTATTTTTGAATATCATGCTTTGAGAATGAACCAGTATGTCAAACAATGCAACTGGCTTCTCTGCAACTCATTCCATGAACTTGACTCAGCGGTCTGCGATTTAATTCCTGGGATCTTACCTATTGGCCCATTACTTTTGGGCAATCAATTGAGCAATTATGTTGGAAGCTTTTGGCCTCAGAATTCAGCTTGTCTAAGCTGGCTTGATAAACAACCTGTGGGTTCAGTCATTTATGTTGCCTTTGGCAGCATAGCAACCTTCAGCCAGCAACAATTTGATGAACTAGCACTTGGTCTTGAACTCATAAGCCAACCTTTTTTGTGGGTTGTCCGATCAGATATAACAGATGGACCACTTGCTGAATTCTTGCAGGTGTTTAGAACAAGACTAAATGATCGTGGAATGATTGTTGAATGGGCACCTCAAGAGAAGGTGTTAGACCATCCTTCTATTGCATGTTTTGTAAGCCATTGTGGATGGAATTCAACCTTGGAGGGTATAAGCATGGGAGTCCGATTTCTATGTTGGCCTTTCTTTACAGACCAATTCCATAATAGGAGTTACATATGCGATGTTTGGAAGATTGGTTTAGGGTTGACCCCTGATGAACATGGGCTCATCACGAGGcatgaaatcaaaacaaaaatagaaacacTGCTCTCTGATGATGGTATAAAAAGAAATTCGTTGCAGCTAAAGAAAATGGCCAAAACGAGTGTAACTGAAGGTGGATCCtcttttaagaattttgaaagCTTTATTGAACAATTAAAGCATTAA